The window CCTGAATGCCTGTTCGACAGCCTGCATACAATCCTTCATTTTAAGGACTGACATTACATCATTCCTGTTTAAAATAAGCACCATTATTTTTAATTTAAATTGTTTAGCCCTTTTGTATTCTGTTGCAATTTAGTTTCATTATATAAATTCCGGCATAAAAACAATTTCAAAATTTTGAGAAAAGTGATCAGGAGAACAATAAGCGTTTGCCAATACCCTTTTCTTCAAATTTTCATTTCCTCTTTATCCATTAATTTCTTGAAGAGTGTTCTTTCCCTGATACTTATTGAGCCTTCAATTCTTTTGATGCATGCAGAACTTTTAAAATTTTTTCATTTTATTCTTCCCCCTTAAATTTTTAAATTAAGTTTGCATAAAATTGGAATAAAGATGAAAACAGTAATATTTACAGAAAAAGCGCCACGTCCGATTGGCCCATATAGTCAGGCAATAAAGTTCGAAAATATTCTCTTTATCTCCGGACAAATAGCCATTAATCCAGAAACCGGACAATTAATTGAAGGAGACATACAACAGCAGACCCATCAGGTTTTCAATAACCTGAGCGAAATATTGAAAGCTGCCGGTTACAGCTTTCAGGATGTTGTAAAAGTAAGTGTATTTCTGACAGATATCAGGCAATTTTTAACCGTAAACCAGATTTATTCAACCTATTTTACAGAAAAACCTCCGGCAAGAGAAATACTTCAGGCTTGTGCACTTCCGATGAATGCCGGTATAGAGATTTCAGTTATTGCTTTGAAAAACAGTCAATAACCTAATAATTCCAACAGTTGGTAAAAAAAACTAATTTTTTTTTGCAGAATAAATAAATTTTACATTTTTGCATCAGCTTATTAATTCAAATTGAAGTGTTTAAACTTTTATAACATACAATTATGGCAAAAGTCAAAGGAGCAATCATAGTTGACATTGAAAGATGCAAAGGTTGCGAAGTTTGTATTCCGGCTTGTCCTACACAGGTAATCGATATGGTCAGGGAAGTCAATTCCAAAGGGTATCATTATGCCTATATGGCCAATCCAGATGCCTGTACAGGATGTGCAAACTGTGCGATAGTATGTCCTGATGGCGTCATCACTGTTTACAGAAAAAAAACTGAGGTATCATTATAAATTACCTGAAAATGAGAGAATTAAAATTAATGAAAGGCAACGAAGCATTTGCAGAAGCCGCCATCCGTGCGGGAGCAGATGCATATTTTGGGTATCCTATTACACCCCAATCAGAAGTCCTTGAATACCTGATGTCGCAAAAGCCTTATGAAACTACGGGAATGGTAGTTCTTCAGGCTGAAAGTGAGGTATCTGCTATCAATATGTGCTATGGAGGTGCAGCAGCAGGCCGGAAAGTCATGACTTCCTCCTCAAGTCCGGGTATCAGTTTAAAACAGGAAGGAATTTCCTATATGGCAGGTGCTGAACTTCCCTGTCTCATTTTAAATGTTACCCGAGGCGGACCAGGTCTTGGCACCATACAACCTTCACAATCAGACTATTTTCAGGCGGTAAAAGGCGGTGGCCACGGTGATTATAAATTGTTGGTACTTGCACCGGCTTCTGTTCAGGAAATGGCTGACTTTGTTGGGCTTGCTTTTGAACTTGCCTTTAAATACCGCAATCCCGTCATGATATTGTCTGACGGAATTATCGGTCAAATGATGGAAAAAGTCTGGTTTGACGAATATAAACCCCGACTGACCCATGAAGAAATTGTTAAACGTTATCCATGGGCAACCACTGGCAAAACACCCGACAGGGAAAGAAACATCATTACCTCCCTTGAACTTGATTCAGGAAAACAGGAAATACATAACCAGAAACTTCAGGCCAAATACAAAAAAATGGAAGAAGA of the Sphingobacteriales bacterium genome contains:
- a CDS encoding RidA family protein, with the translated sequence MKTVIFTEKAPRPIGPYSQAIKFENILFISGQIAINPETGQLIEGDIQQQTHQVFNNLSEILKAAGYSFQDVVKVSVFLTDIRQFLTVNQIYSTYFTEKPPAREILQACALPMNAGIEISVIALKNSQ
- a CDS encoding 3-methyl-2-oxobutanoate dehydrogenase subunit VorB; this encodes MKGNEAFAEAAIRAGADAYFGYPITPQSEVLEYLMSQKPYETTGMVVLQAESEVSAINMCYGGAAAGRKVMTSSSSPGISLKQEGISYMAGAELPCLILNVTRGGPGLGTIQPSQSDYFQAVKGGGHGDYKLLVLAPASVQEMADFVGLAFELAFKYRNPVMILSDGIIGQMMEKVWFDEYKPRLTHEEIVKRYPWATTGKTPDRERNIITSLELDSGKQEIHNQKLQAKYKKMEEEEVRFEEYQTQDAEYLFVAFGSVARICKKAIDIARNQGIKVGLLRPITLFPFPKLKIRELAENSKGILVVEMNAGQMIEDVLLSVGCLIKVEHYGRMGGIIPTPNEIVENLKTKIIGG
- a CDS encoding 4Fe-4S binding protein, which translates into the protein MAKVKGAIIVDIERCKGCEVCIPACPTQVIDMVREVNSKGYHYAYMANPDACTGCANCAIVCPDGVITVYRKKTEVSL